Within Runella rosea, the genomic segment ATGCCAATGATTTCCAATTCTGATTCATGACTTTTTATTTTGGTTTTGGTTTTATTTACTGTTTATTCTTAGGTTTTTGTGTTTTTGCAATTAACATGTCAAAAATGCATCGACATAACGTCTCTGGCAAAAAAATCGGTATCCAAATTTCTACTTTTTAACAATATTTAACAAGCAAAAGTTTGTACTTACTCAAGATATAAAATAATGATGCGAGGGGGCTTTAACTGCCAAATTGTCATTTGCTGGAAAGCCTTTTATGAACCAATTACGCCAAAGGCTGACGATTTTTCTGCTATATTTGTGATTTAATTGTCAATTTACCCTGTCATGAGCGCTGAGAGAATATCAAATATAACGATTATTCTCGGCTTGTGTTTAGAAAAAATAAACGGGTAACGTACTTAAACAAAACAAACCAATGGGGCGAATTCTTGCCATTGATTATGGCTCAAAACGAACCGGATTGGCAGTTACCGACCCGTTACGGATTATTGCGACGGCCTTGGAAACGGTACGCTCATTTGAATTAATTGATTTTTTGAAACGTTATACCGCCAATGAAACCGTGGATGTATTTGTGGTAGGGATGCCCCGTACATTGGAAAATACCGACACCAACAATACGCCGCACGTGAAGGGATTCATCAAACAACTCAAAAAAGCGTTTCCCGATACCCCCGTGTATGAACACGACGAGCGCTTTACCAGCAGCATGGCATTACAGACCATGATTTCGATGGGGTCTAAAAAAAGTGATCGCCGCAATAAAGGTAATATTGACAAAGTCAGTGCCACCATTATTTTGCAATCGTTTATTGAAAGCCAACGATGAAATCGTATCATGGGTGTTTTGCCCGATAAACCATTAAAAAGGACAACGATTAACAATGATTTTTCCAATAGTAGCTTATGGCGACCCCGTATTACGAAAAGTGGCTCGCCCCATTGAAAAAGACGAATTCAACCTGCCCGAGTTGGTAGAAAATATGTACCAAACCATGTACGATTCTTCGGGTATTGGTTTGGCGGCTCCGCAAATCGGACAAAGTATCCGGTTGTTTGTGGTAGATGGTACGCCTCTTAATGAAGATGAAGAAGAGGAAGACAAAGACCCAAGTTTGGAAGGGTTTAAAAAAGTATTTATTAATCCGCAGGTGTTGGAAGAAACGGGTGACGAATGGGCGTTTGAAGAAGGATGCCTCAGTATTCCGGGAATCAGAGCCGATGTATATCGTCCTGAATTTATTAAAATCAAATACCGAGATATTGATTGGAATGAGCACGTAGACACCTTTGAAGGCATGGCGGCGCGTATCATTCAGCATGAATACGACCATTTGGAAGGTAAACTGTTTACGGACTATCTGCCAATGCTCAAACGGCAGATGCTCAAAAAACGCCTTACCGACATTACAAAGGGCAATGTCAAAGTGGATTACAAAATGAGATTTCCTAAATAACCTCGAAACGCGAGATGCAAGAACTTCGCCGAGTTGCCAAGAATATTCTTTTTATTGACCTGGAAACGGTGTCAGGAAAAGAGTCGTTTGATTTGCTAGACGAACGAATGCAGGAACAATGGCAACGAAAAGCGGCCAACATCCGCAATGACGAACACGTCTCGGCTTTTGACCTGTTTTACCGTCGGGCGGCTATTTATTCTGAATTCGGCAAAATCATTTGCATCGGAGTAGGGGCGCTGTATTGGGTTTCTTCCGACGAGCAGCCACGCTTTAAAGTGAAGACCATTGCGGGCGACGACGAGAAGGCGATTTTGTTGGAATTTAAAGAGTTGATTGAAAAATATCCCCAAAACCAACTCGTTCTCTGCGCCCACAACGGCAAAGAGTTTGACTTCCCTTTTCTGTGTCGTCGAATGCTCGTCAATGGAATTACGCTGCCTGATTCTTTAAAACTTTCGGGTAAAAAACCGTGGGAAATTCTTCATCAGGACACACTCGATATGTGGCGTTTTGGCGATTATAAAAGCTTCGCACAGTTGGATTTATTGGCGGCGTTGTTTGGCATTCCGAGCAGCAAATCAGACATCAGTGGCGAAGACGTTACCCGCGTTTATTACGCCGAAAAAGACCTTGACCGAATCCGTCGTTACTGTAAAGAAGACGTCGTGGTGTTGGCGCAACTTTGGCTTCGCCTCAATCAATACGATACCATAAAGCCCGAGCTGATTGTACGGGCCGAATAAAGACAACGAACGTTGCCGAGGTCTTGGATTCAAAACCTCGGCAACGATTTATTTTAGCTTAACTTCAGCGGTAAGGTTCTCAAATTTTTACCCGTTAAATCAAAAACAGCCGCTGCAATCGCGGGCGCTACTGGCGCGAGCGGAGGCTCACCTACGCCGTAAGGCTCGGAGTGTCCTTCCAGAATAATTACCTCAATTTCAGGGGTATCTGAAAGTTTTGTCATGGGGTATTCGTGAAAATTGGTTGCGGTTATTTGCCCGTCTTTGATGGTTAAACCTTCATACAGCGCGGCCGTAATCCCCATCATGGTAGCACCTTCTACCTGCATCCGAATCCCCTCAGGATTGATGGCCAAGCCTGCGTCAAGCACCTGCGTTACCTTTTTTACCTGAATTTGGTTGTTAACTATCATCACTTCAATCACCGCCGCTGCAATGCTCTTGCGGTCGTTGCCGATGGCGATACCTCGCCCAATCCCCGCCGCTTTGGGTTGATTCCACCCGCTCTTTTCAGCCAGCATTTCCAATACTTTTTTGTAACGTTGGTTGATTTGTTCGTTGCCAGCCAGCAACTCCAAACGCATTTTGAGCGGGTCTTTGCCCGTTTTATGGGCCAATTCGTTGATAAAGCTTTCGATGGCAAACGTATTGGGAAACATCCCGACACTGCGCCAGATTCCAGTATGAACGGGTAGTTTATTTTGCCACAACGTGGCTGATTTATGCTCAATGTTGTACAAAATACTGGCACCGTGGCCCGCCGACACAAAATCAGCGCCTAGTAGGGTATAGCCGATATTGGCAGGAATCGCCCCAAGAACCTGGTCGGGGGTGGCTTGGCTGTGGGTAATGGCCTCGATGGTGCCGTTTTCTCCAATTTTGGCCGCCAGTACATGGTGCGTTTGCGGACGATAAATGGCATTCTGAAATTCCTGTGTTCGCGTATTAAACACATGTACAGGCTTACCCACAATTTTGGCAATGCGAGCCACTTTTTCGGAATGTTTTGAATCAATCCTTCTGCCAAAACTACCGCCCGCGTAGGTGGTTTCGATGTTGAGTTGTTCAGTTTCTACATCAATGGCTTTGGCGATGGCACTTCTGAAAAGGGTGGAGGCTTGCGTACCCACGTACATCGTGGCTTTGTCTTTTTCAACATGCGCCACGGCACCGTGTGGCTCCATGTGGGCGTGGGTGGCCAATGGTGTGCGGTATTCTTGTTTGAACACTTGGTTGGGCGCTTCTTCCAAAAGCGATTCGGGCGAGCCTTCGCTTTGAATGCGCACGTCTGTTCCGATGCCTACGGTAGTCAATGCTTCAAATTCAGCCTGTTGCCATTTTTTTGGAACATCCCATTCGGCTTCTATTTTTTGCAATCCCATCTCGGCGGCATATCGGTTTTTGGCTACTACGGCCACCAACTCCTTATCCTCCACGATTTTGACCACTCCGTTGACCTTTGCGGCTTCTTGGGTGTTGAGTTTTTTGAGGGTGCCGCCAATGTAGGGGGATTGGAGCATCACCGCATACAACATATCTGGAAACGTTTGGTCTATGCCAAAAATGGGTTTGCCCGTCACTTTTGGCTTTAGATCGATGCGTTTTACGTCTTTTCCTACATATTTAAAGGCCGATGAAGGCTTTAATGCAGGTGTTTCGGGCGTTTCCCATTCTTGGGTAGAGGTGGAAATTTCATAATACGTAGCTTTATGAGTTCCCGACGTCATGATTCCATTTTCAACTTTGATACTTGCTACAGGTACGCCCCATTGTTTGGCGGCTTGGGCTTTTAGCATTTCGCGCAGGGTAGCGGCCACTTCTCGAATGGGCTTAAACAACGATAAAGTGGTGTTGCTTCCGCCCGTTCCGAGCGAATCTTCCACGCCGTTGGCGGTATTGGCATGAACGACCTTGATTTGTTCGAGTGATACTTCTAGCTCCTCGGCAGCCAACATCGCTAATCCCGTAAAAATCCCCTGTCCCATCTCCAGCTTGGTAGATTTGTAGAGGATGGTGTTATCGGGCAATACTTCAAACCAGAAGGATGGTTCCTGCGTTGAAACCAGGAGCGGGAAATCCATATTTTCCGCTTTTTGGGCCAAAAAACGACGAATAGGCCCCTTTGACGCAATAACCGCTACAACGGTTCCGCCAAAAATGATGGCTCCGCGTTGCAAGAATTTACGTCGAGAAAACTTCTTTTTTGTTTTTTTATCTTCGGTAGCCATGTCGTTACGCAGTTACGGTTTGAGAAAGTTGAGCGGCTCTTTTGATGGCTTTGATGATGCGGGGCTGCGTACCGCAACGGCAAATGTTGGTGATATTGTTTTTTATATCTTCTTCGGTCGGGTTGGGGTTTTTCTCCAGAAAATTGGCGGCCGCCATCATAAACCCGGGCTGACAATAGCCGCATTGGGGCACGTTTTCTTCCATCCATGCCTGCTGAATGGGGTGAAGTTTGTCCTCACTTTCCGATAAGCCTTCGAGCGTCGTCACTTTTTTTCCTGCCGCAAAACTTACAGGGATAGAACATGAACGGTAGGCTTCGCCGTCGATGTGGAGCGTGCAAGCGCCGCAAAGTGCGGCCCCGCAGCCGAATTTTGTGGCTTTGAGGTTCAGTTCATCCCGAACTACCCAAAGCAACGGCATGGCGGGGTCTACGTCCACCTTTGCCGTTTTGCCATTGATATTAAAGTTGATTTCCATTTGGTTTGGTTTGAATATTGATTTTTAGATTGACTAATCACTCTATTTTTTAGGTAAATTTTTAAAGGGTTTTTGTTAGTGCGACAAAGTCTTTTACTTCCAAAATGGGCTTTTGATAGCCTTTGGTGGCCACTTTAATCATGCCTTGTCCTAATTCTGCCAACGTACTTGCGGCCCCCGGAAATACCTTACGCAACACGGGATACAGCCAGCTTAAATACTTGTAGTAAGGAAGGGTATTCTTCAATCCGGGGGTGGGGTGCATATAACCGGGTCGGAAATTGTATACGGCCTTGAAAGGCAGTTTCATCAAATCATTTTCAGTTTTGCCTTTGACCCGCGCCCACATGCTGCGGCCTTTTTCGGTGCTGTCGGTGCCTGAGCCTGATACGTAGCAAAATGCCATGTCAGGGTTGAGTTTGCTCAATGTCTCGGCCACGTGCATCGTGAGCGTGTAGGTCATTTTGGTATATTCTTCTTCTTTCATCCCGACGGAAGAAACCCCCAAACAGAAAAAACAAGCGTCGTAACCTTTCAATTGGGTTTTGATGGGCGAGACGTCGAAGAAATCTTGGTGAATGATTTCCTTTAATTTGGGATGGGTGAAGCCAGAAGGTTTGCGGTTGATAATCAAAACTTCCTCAACTTCAGGGCTTTGTAGGCATTCGTGCAATACACCCTCACCGACCATGCCCGTGGCACCCGTGACAATGGCTCTTATTTTTTTGGTTTCTTTCATGGTTATTTTTGTTCGGTCAGCATATCCCAAAGCATTTCAAAGCCGTTTTCGATGATGGGTTTTTGTGCATCGGGGGGTAAGTTGACAACGTAATTATAGATGCCCATCAAGTGGCTGTTGGCCAACGTATAAATCAAATCAGTGGGTAAATCTTTGATGATTTTGGTGGCTTTTGCTTCTTCAATCAACTGAATGTGTTTCTGGGATTGCTCCATTAGAACCGATTCAGAGATTTGAAAAATATGCGGCGAAAAAAGCACCTGTTGGATATAATGGTTCTTTTCTCGGTTGTCTAAAGCCCAGTAAATGAAATAGATAAAGACTTTTTTTATGATGGTTTCGACACCATCCTCAGGAGTAATCTTTGAAAATAAAAATTGGTTTAAATCATTTTTGATGGTGATGTATAATTCCTTTATCAGGTCTTCTTTGGTGGCAAAATAATGAAAAAGGGTTCCGTTGGATACCCCCGCTTCCTTAGCGATTTTGCTCGTGGGCGTACCATGAAAACCAAACTCCACAAAGAGCTTCAACGCACTCGCCAGTATCTGTTCTTTTTTATCCATTTACACTAGATTGACTAATCACTCTACAAAAGTAAGGTTTGTATCGGGCTTTCCAAATTTGTTTTTGGGTTTTATTATTGAACGCCAGTTAGAGATAACTCACGCTTGTTACTTCTTGAAACGGAATACCACTTGATAACTATTTGTTCTGCAACCAAAAGAAAGGCTTATTTTAGTGCCAAAACAACTTTCAGGTTTGCCATGAAAAAGGTACTTTACTTAACACTTCTTACTTTCGTATTAGGCTGCAAAGGCGAAGACCAACCCACCATTGATCCTGAAATCTTAAAACCACTTCTAAACGGGTATTTTGAGTATTTTCCCAAGCCCATCGACTACTTTACCTCCCGCATTACCTGCAAAGAAGGTCACATGATTATCTCTAAAGCTTTTATTACAAAAAAGGATGAGAAAACCCTCACCATTCAATTTGTTTACGTTGGTAAATGCGCAGGACTCAACCCCAACCCTGGTAACGATTATGAAATAAAGGCTACTTTTACCTCCCCAATGCCTAAACAGGAAGCTACGCGTTATCGTATTGATTTTAGTGGAGTATGTGATTCGGCCATCCCGGCAGAACCTCAACTTGTTGGCAAAAAATTGGATGGGTATGCTTATTTGACTCCTGACCTTGGCGAGTTTGTGATTAATCTTCCCGTTTCTGTAAACAATGTACCTCAAAAAATTACTTCCAAAATGGATATTAGAAGCGATAAGTTTTAGATGTGATGTCTATCTAAACCTTGGTCCGTGTCCTCACTTTTCATATAGATAAGGGTCTGAGAGGACACAGACCAAGGAAAAGGGTTCAACATCGCCTTCATGGCTTGGCCTACGGCCACCACGAATGCTTAGTTATTAGCTGCCGTATTTTTCGTTCGGGTGTATAAGTTTATAAATTTCGTCTGTTTCCAATTTGTTTTTCAAGTCATTTGAAATTCTGTATGTTCCGTCATTCAAAATTTCTATTTCCTTGCTGTCAATAGCTGACAATATTTCTGTCGCAAAGTTTTTAAGTTGTTTGTGATAAAACTCAAATTCAGTTGAACATTTTTCATATTCAGCTTTCCAATTGTCGCCATAGAATGTTTTCAAATATCCTTCGCCTGTCCAATGTAAATAGTTAAGTCCTAAATTTCCTAAAAATTTGTATTCATATCTTCTTTCCCCATTCTCTTGGTAAACCCCACAATATAAATGATAAATTTTGTCAAGATTAAGGTCTGTTTTTTCTGGTTGAGTTAGGAAGTCGTTTAAAATTCTTTTTAGTTTCCACGTTTCAAATTGTCCTTCTTCAATAATTCTGGTCTTTATTAAGTCTGGTAATTTTGCTATGTTATATTTATCTTTGAAATTCAACTCAATTAAATTAAAATATGTTTCGCTGCCAAGTTGTTGCTCTAAATCTGGTTGCGAATAAATAAAATTCTCTAAGTCTTCAACAGATTTATCTCCATTAAGAAATTTATAAAATTCTATTTTATTGTTGTCAGACACGGTTGTCATAATATGGCAGCTAACTCGCTAATTCACGCATGTTTTAGCGTTTTATCTGCAATCTAAATGCTTCAATTTTAAAATGCAAAGTTTCAAGGTGTATCCTTATCGCGCAACAACCCTACACTTTCTGCAAAAGCGTCAGCAGTTTTCTGTCTAATTTTTGGCCTTGGAAATTTTCGTAGTCAACGTCGCTTCGGCCAGAATTGAGCAAACCAAAGGAGCCGTCAAATTCCCATAATGCAAAGCCGATTCCGTTTTCGCTCAGAATGCCAAGCAAATCTTTGAACCACGCCAAAAATACAGCGTGTGGCGTTTTGTTAAAACAGCCGCATTCACCACAGTGAACACCCGTACCGCTGTTTTTGAGGTCAATCCACGGTTGAAATTTGTCTTCCAACATTTTGCGGCTCAGGTTTTGGTCGCCCACTTTTCCGGGCCAAATGGGAACGGGCAGGCTTTCTGGGTCTTTGTACACCCATGAGGCTTTGTAATGCGAGATGATGGAGGGCGTATAGCCTCGGCAACTTTGGCCCACTTCCAAATCTGAAATACCCGTAATCACATCATTGCCAACGTTGTTGCCATCGGCAATGATTAAGTGTTTTTTATTGACTCCTTTGATGGTATTGTAGGCCGCCAGAATCATCTTGCGGTACATTTCGGGTTCCAATTTGGTTTTTTTGCCCAATTGGTCGTTCATGTCGTCGCGCCAACTGGGTTCGTTGAGGAGGTCAAAACTGATTTTTTTGGAAGACGTATCTTTGAATTTTTTCGCCCAAAATTCCCAATGATAGCAGAAGTCACTCAGCGCCTGTTCGTTGGTCCACAGGTTGTAAGGCTCCACAAAACCCGCGTTGATGCAATAGCCTGGCGCGCGGTGGAGATTGAGCGAAACGTGATGGTTGTATTTCTGCGCCCAATAGACCAACTGCTCGATACGGTCGGTCATTTGGGTATCTATGTTTCTAATCTCGTCGATTCGGATGTTTTTGGAGCGGTCAAATTTCAGATAAGCGGGGTATGCCATCGGAATTCGGACAAAGTCAAAGCCCCAATCTTCCATCCATTTAAAATACACTTCGGGCGTTTGCGGGCGGCTTTTGGCGGGGTCGGGCGAAAAGAAATCCAGCACATTGAAGCCTTTCCATTGTGGCAATCTGTTCTTTTTCTTCACTGGTCCAGTCATACTTCCGTTCGTCAAAGCGACCGTAGCCAGTGAACTGTTTTTAATAAAAGTGCGGCGATTGATGCGATTTTCCATTGTGTATAGTATTTCAACATTTTTGTGGACACAGAGTTGCATGGAGCGGTCCGATGCAGCTTATTATTGCTGATTTTCAGAGAGTTATGTTTAGCGCCCTCCATAATGCCCTGGTCTGCCTTTATACAAAGTTTATATGAGAAAGTTGGGGAGACACAGACAAAGGTAAAGGGGGCACAGAAAAGGCAAAAATTATTCTTATACGTTTTTTGATTCCTTTTTGATATAAAAAATCAACTAATTACAACCATAGAAGATGGATTTACGTCTTTAATTTCTAATATTAGTCACATTTTTGGCAATATGTCATTTCAAGTGCCATGAAAAAACTAATGATTTTATTCACTTTCACTTTTTTGATTGCGTGTAATCGCCCTGAACTAAAAGTTAATTCGTACTTCGCAAGGGGAGTTTTGATAGATCGTAAGTTTTGTTCTTCTGATTCCTCTCAAAGCTACTGGATTTTTAATATTACTAATCCATATGGAGATAGTAGTATGAAGGTATTTGGCGAAAAAATAGTGCTAAATGATACTCTGTATAATCGAGTAGTGAAAGTGAAAAATTTACCTACTTATTACATTGCTCCAAATATTAAATATAAGCCCGTCTTTTTCAATCAGAAGTATATTCTGGAATTTGAGGTATCTGAAAATCCTTTATTGGACTGCTTTCGTAATACAAATATTAGTAATTCTCCTGAGCTTAATGTTAAACAAATAAGTGTAACAAATTAACACACATACTCTACTAACACTCACTCAAACTGAAAAGCAAAATAAGTACACGAGCCTTTGCTTGTATTTTGAAGACCGTGCGGCACGTTAGAGTTGAGGAAAATGATATCCCCTACTTTTGAGTCATGCCATACACCATCAATGATTTCTTTGGCTTGGCTATCGGCTTCGCCTTCCTGACTGTTGACCAACATCAAAATCTCGGCGGCCGGGTGGCGGTGCGCGGGGTGGCTCATCCAATTGCCCGTGAGGGTCGTTACGTGCATTTCAAAACGCTTGCTCATGCTCGTTGGACGGTCGAAAAAATTCCTTCTTCCGCCTTTGTCATGGCCTTTAAATTCGGTTTCGTCCCAGTTGAGCAGCAGCGAACCACCCGCCGTTTTGCCTCTTTCGATGTCAAGTGGCGCGACCGAATTGAGCTGAAAAACGTAGTATGTAACGGGCGTATCGGTATTGTTGACCACACTGCGTTTATCGCCCGACATGATAAGCGCAATGCCTCCCGGCTTCAACTCTTTGGTTTTGCCTTCTACGGTCACGGTCAGTATACCTTCTTTGATGATGAGAAGTTCCTCATTCTCTTGGGTATATTCACTGTCACGCATTCTGCTTTTGGGATTCACGGTCGTAGCGTGGACTTTGAATAACTTGAAATGTGGCGTAGTGCCTTCCAAAATGGAACGGGCTTCGCCTTTCGGTCTTTTGATTATCTGCGCGTCTGACCATTTGTAGACTTTGGAGGCAACTGGCTCAGCGGTTTGCGCAAAAACAAGGTGGCTTACCAGAAATAGTAGGAAAAGTAGCTTTGTCATCGGTAAAAGATTCGATTTAGGGGTTAGACCGATTTTTTCTTAAGTGCTTTGCACCAGAGGTTTTGATAAAACCTTAGCGTATTGATAAGAAAGGTTAAAAGGGAATAAGTATAATGGTGTTGTATTAATAAATTGATAGACAGATGTTTATAATACAAAAAAAGACTGGCGTTTAAGTGACCGATTACTGCCCTGCTTTTTCGTATTTTAGCATCTTGCTTGCCCGAGGGATAAAATGCTGAAAGTTGGGTTGGTCGGTATGCCCGCCGTCGTGCTGCCGCCACGACAGTTGCCCGTCGTGCATACTCGTAAGCATGGGCGGCATTTTTTCTTTCATGGGGTCATTTGAAACCCCTAAATCTTTTGCCCCCAAGAGTTTATAAGCGGCACCAGCGGCAATCGTTGCCATAAAACTGCCTTGTTGGTCAAGCCATTTGGCATCGCCTTTTTCGGGAATACCGTAACTCACATAACACAGGCGAGGCGCGCAAAGCGCAATTAATTCGTGCGAATCTACCGATAAGTCGCAACCTGTTTTTTTGCCAAAACCAGATTCTTCGGTGCCGTATTTTAGATAATTTCCGGCCATCCAATGATACTCACTGCTAGCCGTCAGGCTTTCGACGGCTTCGCCAAATACTCTGCGGTGCAAGGTCGTTCCGCCTTTTCCAGACGAGGCAATCAGCCCTAGGGCAAAACGTGGCTCAAAAGCCAAGGTCACTAAAGCCGCTTTTCCATAACGGGAAACGCCTTCGATGCCCACTTTTTTGGCATCTACGGCGGGGTCGGTTTCTAAATAATCTAAGCCGCGCGCCGCACCCCACGCCCACGCCCGGAGCGAGCCCCAATCGTCGGGTTTGCGGTATTGACCTTTGTTGACCAAACCAATGATTCCTTTCGTCAATCCCGCGCCATTGTCTGCTTGAATACTCGCAGGGTCGATGGTGCAATATCCCCAACCTGCGGCTAATAATTGTTCTGTGCCCGGAGAGTCGCCTGTGGGAAGGGGAGCGAAGAAATTGGGAAGGGATGCGCGGGCAACGGGGCTGTAAGCGGGATATTTATCAAAAATGGCCTTCATTTCGGGATTACTTTTGATGAGCATTTCTTTGAACGCCGCGTTGATTTTTTCAAAGTCATCGTTGTTGGGTTGGGCAGGTGATGGGAAAGACGGGCGACCAAACATCATCAACACTGGAACAGGGCCTTTTACGTTGGTCGGAACCACCAACATCATGTTGATGTCTACTTTGATGGAAGGGTAGGCACTGTTGTCTATGTGACCTGTTAATTTTTTAGCTACTACCGGAATGCGGCCCACAAATTCATTGTCTGCGGCTTCCACTTTCCATGTTACTTTTGGGATATTTTTTGGAAGCCTTCCGTATACTTCGCGTTCAAATTCTTCGATGATTTCGGGGCGGCGCTGTGCCCACCACACATCGGCCGAGGTTACTTTATTACCATTTTTCAAGGTTAGAATATCGGGCAAAGCAGGGCAGGGGTTAGCCGTTGATTCGTTATAATTGGCGTGATTGGGCGCTGATTCATTGCCGCTGGGGCCAGGCCGCAGGGTCTTGATGCCCAATTGCTGCTTCATGTTGGCATGGTCGGCGGCGGTGAGCTTATTGAGGCTGTCGCGTTGAGCCGTTGTAAGACCAAATTGAGCAAAGGCCGAAAAAGGTAAGAGGCAGAAAAGTAAGAATTGGTTTAAGGATTTCATTTTAAGGGAGTTGAATTTATGGGTTTTTCATTCCTTTAAGATACTCGCCCACGCCAAACAATGTCCTTCAAAAGAAAAAGGAGTTTGTTCAAGCGTTGGCGGCGACGAGCGCATTTATACGCTACTTCGGTCAGCGTTAATTTAGAAATTTACTTGACGGCTGTATATACGCGGGTGTTTTTAAAAGTGCCCTGTTCCACCACATTTTTGTTGTGGGCGCAGATGAAAAGCCCGACCAGCAGTTCTTCGGGAAAATCAAAATCGGGTACTTCGACCGTCCAGAAGGGATTGCCGAGTTTGGCAACCGAAATAAAATAGCTTCGGCCCCGCCGTTCCAATTGTAAAATATCGGGGTTTATCACGGGCGATTTTACTTCTTCTATGTTGGTTCCGTTCTTTTTGCGGTATTGAAACGCCGTCAGGCCGTCGCCATGAACGGTCAGGCAGACCATTGCGGCGCTTGTATCGGTGCTGGTGCGGGCCATCCAGCCTATTTTCCGGTGCAGGTCGGTGCCTGTACCCACGAGGGCAGCTTGGGTGTGCAGGATAAAATCACCTTTTAGTTTTTTCCAAACAAAATGAACCTCGTCTTTCTTAAACCACACATTTTCGCCCGAACCCGATAGTTTATAGGTCTGAGTGGCGTTGTCGTAAGTGGCGGTTCCAGCGTGGAGTACCTTCCCGATGTCGTCGTGGTTTTCGAAAATACCCACGGGTTTTTGGGCCGCCGAAGTGAGTGAAAATAATCCAACTACTAACAGCAAAGCGTAAGATTTCATCGGTAAGGACGGGGTTAGGTAGGTTTAATCAATCAATTTTAGCAATTCAGTAAGCGTGTTGGGAGAGCTGGGACGAGAGGCGTCGGCGGCGACAATTTTGCCGTCTTTATCAATAATCATGTAACGTGGAATACCTGTGATGGCAAATTTATTGAGAAGCTGCGCACTACGCGCTCCGTTTACGTGGCCGTGTTCACCCGGAAGTTGTAGTTCTTGAAGGGCTTTTTTCCAGAGTTGGGGGTTTTGGTCGATAGATATGTAGAGGAAAACGATTTTCTTTAACTGTTTTTCCGTCAGCTTTTCGTGCATGATTTTAGAATGCGGAAACTCCGCCCGACAGGGGCCGCACCAACTCGCCCAAAAGTCTACATAAACGACTTTCCCCTTGAAATCAGACAGGTAAAAACTCTTCCCGTCGATAGATGAAAATGCAATTTCGTCCCCT encodes:
- a CDS encoding glycoside hydrolase family 5 protein; translation: MENRINRRTFIKNSSLATVALTNGSMTGPVKKKNRLPQWKGFNVLDFFSPDPAKSRPQTPEVYFKWMEDWGFDFVRIPMAYPAYLKFDRSKNIRIDEIRNIDTQMTDRIEQLVYWAQKYNHHVSLNLHRAPGYCINAGFVEPYNLWTNEQALSDFCYHWEFWAKKFKDTSSKKISFDLLNEPSWRDDMNDQLGKKTKLEPEMYRKMILAAYNTIKGVNKKHLIIADGNNVGNDVITGISDLEVGQSCRGYTPSIISHYKASWVYKDPESLPVPIWPGKVGDQNLSRKMLEDKFQPWIDLKNSGTGVHCGECGCFNKTPHAVFLAWFKDLLGILSENGIGFALWEFDGSFGLLNSGRSDVDYENFQGQKLDRKLLTLLQKV
- a CDS encoding cupin domain-containing protein, which codes for MTKLLFLLFLVSHLVFAQTAEPVASKVYKWSDAQIIKRPKGEARSILEGTTPHFKLFKVHATTVNPKSRMRDSEYTQENEELLIIKEGILTVTVEGKTKELKPGGIALIMSGDKRSVVNNTDTPVTYYVFQLNSVAPLDIERGKTAGGSLLLNWDETEFKGHDKGGRRNFFDRPTSMSKRFEMHVTTLTGNWMSHPAHRHPAAEILMLVNSQEGEADSQAKEIIDGVWHDSKVGDIIFLNSNVPHGLQNTSKGSCTYFAFQFE
- a CDS encoding alpha/beta hydrolase family protein → MKSLNQFLLFCLLPFSAFAQFGLTTAQRDSLNKLTAADHANMKQQLGIKTLRPGPSGNESAPNHANYNESTANPCPALPDILTLKNGNKVTSADVWWAQRRPEIIEEFEREVYGRLPKNIPKVTWKVEAADNEFVGRIPVVAKKLTGHIDNSAYPSIKVDINMMLVVPTNVKGPVPVLMMFGRPSFPSPAQPNNDDFEKINAAFKEMLIKSNPEMKAIFDKYPAYSPVARASLPNFFAPLPTGDSPGTEQLLAAGWGYCTIDPASIQADNGAGLTKGIIGLVNKGQYRKPDDWGSLRAWAWGAARGLDYLETDPAVDAKKVGIEGVSRYGKAALVTLAFEPRFALGLIASSGKGGTTLHRRVFGEAVESLTASSEYHWMAGNYLKYGTEESGFGKKTGCDLSVDSHELIALCAPRLCYVSYGIPEKGDAKWLDQQGSFMATIAAGAAYKLLGAKDLGVSNDPMKEKMPPMLTSMHDGQLSWRQHDGGHTDQPNFQHFIPRASKMLKYEKAGQ